In a genomic window of Nitrospira sp.:
- a CDS encoding ATP-binding protein has translation MNTTAATASAPANSRFHQFLTHPRSRLILLQCLVSVILSYELLFGTESVISRLKSEGMVVGIWAFVGMLVLLPSAWFELAWVNGALVAVDTVLVTGTIYLSGNARPDLYTAYFVLMLVAASVRRLSHMMGLCLLLCAGYAALLYEGIVHSETVAVGHLLGVPVLLVMAVFYGLALEAVTVVQEEKSTLLKDVESLKRTEEQLAASKVQLEARIAGLNKDLTQSQDKLQQGLAVRQGLERRLREAQKMEAVGRMAAGIAKEFGELFSVIGKQTGVLLAQLPTNDPLRAATDEIFKTGEKAAALTAQLIALNLEDTQVRQVLSVKTVLADLRSAIRNLLPAQIDLAIQQDESPIYAEVDREGLEKVLFQLVVNARDAMPSGGRLVIEARSGAGLPGAAHASGVGKKPSHDVLVQISDTGTGMNLDTQARMFEPFFSTKETNVGLGLTAVYGIVKQNGGMVEVDSRPGQGTVVRVWLPGARVANAQEEPIPKSMLAKGDETILLVEEDEISRKLVGSMLARYKYRVLEAASSVEALMLTQRYQGIVHLTVSPLVMPEIGGRELARRLLNHQPTMKALFVSSYDDQTIAHHRINRRFVLQQPYRQVGLVEKVREMLDAA, from the coding sequence GTGAATACTACGGCGGCAACAGCTTCGGCTCCAGCCAACAGTCGATTTCACCAATTTCTCACGCATCCCCGCTCACGGCTGATTCTGCTGCAATGTCTGGTGAGCGTGATCCTGTCCTACGAGCTGCTTTTCGGCACGGAGTCGGTCATCAGCCGGCTGAAAAGCGAGGGGATGGTCGTCGGAATATGGGCATTCGTGGGAATGCTTGTCTTGTTGCCGAGTGCCTGGTTCGAGTTAGCCTGGGTCAATGGCGCGCTCGTGGCCGTTGATACGGTGCTGGTGACAGGGACGATCTATCTGTCAGGGAACGCGCGCCCGGATCTCTATACCGCATACTTTGTCTTGATGCTGGTGGCGGCCTCGGTGCGGCGCTTGAGCCATATGATGGGGCTATGCCTCCTCCTCTGTGCCGGGTACGCCGCATTGTTGTATGAGGGTATTGTCCACAGTGAAACCGTGGCGGTTGGCCATTTGCTTGGCGTGCCGGTGCTCCTGGTGATGGCGGTCTTCTATGGGTTGGCGTTGGAAGCCGTCACGGTTGTCCAAGAAGAGAAGTCGACGTTGCTGAAGGATGTCGAATCCTTGAAGCGCACGGAAGAGCAACTGGCGGCGAGCAAGGTACAATTGGAGGCCCGCATTGCCGGATTGAACAAGGACCTGACGCAGTCTCAGGACAAGCTGCAGCAGGGGCTGGCGGTGCGACAAGGGTTAGAGCGTCGATTGCGCGAGGCGCAGAAGATGGAGGCCGTCGGACGGATGGCGGCCGGGATCGCCAAGGAGTTCGGCGAGTTGTTCTCGGTGATCGGGAAGCAGACCGGTGTACTGTTGGCCCAGTTGCCGACCAACGATCCGCTGCGAGCTGCGACCGACGAAATATTTAAGACCGGTGAGAAAGCGGCCGCATTGACGGCTCAATTGATCGCGCTCAATTTGGAAGATACGCAGGTCCGTCAGGTGCTGTCGGTCAAGACGGTCTTGGCGGATCTTCGGAGTGCCATCAGGAATTTGCTCCCGGCGCAGATCGACCTTGCGATCCAGCAAGACGAATCCCCGATCTATGCAGAGGTCGATCGTGAAGGGCTGGAAAAGGTGCTGTTTCAGCTGGTGGTCAATGCGCGGGATGCCATGCCGAGCGGCGGACGACTGGTGATTGAAGCGCGCTCGGGTGCAGGCTTGCCCGGCGCCGCTCATGCCAGCGGGGTCGGTAAAAAGCCCTCCCACGACGTACTGGTTCAGATCAGCGACACGGGGACGGGGATGAATCTGGACACGCAGGCGAGGATGTTCGAGCCGTTTTTTTCGACAAAAGAAACCAATGTGGGACTCGGACTGACGGCGGTTTACGGGATCGTCAAGCAGAACGGGGGGATGGTTGAGGTGGACAGCCGGCCAGGGCAAGGGACGGTGGTTCGGGTCTGGCTGCCGGGTGCCCGGGTTGCCAATGCGCAGGAGGAGCCGATTCCCAAGTCGATGCTGGCCAAGGGGGATGAGACGATCCTCCTGGTTGAGGAAGATGAGATCAGCCGCAAACTGGTCGGCTCGATGCTGGCCCGATACAAATACCGTGTGCTGGAGGCAGCGTCTTCCGTTGAAGCATTGATGCTCACCCAGCGGTACCAAGGTATTGTGCATTTGACGGTGAGCCCCTTGGTCATGCCCGAGATCGGGGGGCGGGAATTGGCTCGCCGGCTTCTCAATCATCAGCCCACGATGAAAGCGCTGTTTGTGTCGAGCTATGACGATCAGACGATCGCGCATCATCGGATCAATCGACGATTTGTACTTCAGCAGCCCTATCGACAAGTCGGATTGGTGGAGAAAGTCAGAGAAATGCTCGACGCCGCCTAG
- a CDS encoding DHHA1 domain-containing protein, whose amino-acid sequence MSDSPRSRQFSTPPSAVLYHADCADGFGAAWAIWKQYPAARFIPVKHGNPPPADIKDQHVVIVDFSYSRPILETMAAETKNLLILDHHITAEQSLAGLPYAYFDMKKSGAVLGWEWAHGTSAPWLLQYIQDKDLWNWALPGSREINAAIASYPFDFQRWNRFSQPELEQEGTAILRYEQELVGKLAAQAVMVEFQGAVIPAVQSAILTSQIGERLSPDHPFCLIWHDRDNRRYFSMRSREDGTDVGSIAASFGGGGHTHAAGFSVPLNADGTLPSNPDLPRPIIDRRRTP is encoded by the coding sequence ATGAGTGATTCGCCACGCAGCCGCCAGTTCAGTACTCCCCCGAGCGCCGTCCTCTATCATGCAGACTGTGCGGATGGATTTGGCGCAGCCTGGGCCATTTGGAAACAATATCCCGCGGCGCGATTTATTCCCGTCAAGCACGGGAATCCTCCTCCCGCAGATATCAAAGACCAGCACGTGGTGATCGTCGACTTCAGCTACTCACGCCCGATTCTCGAAACGATGGCCGCTGAAACAAAGAACCTGCTGATCCTCGATCACCACATCACCGCCGAACAATCCCTCGCCGGCCTTCCCTACGCCTACTTTGACATGAAGAAGTCAGGCGCGGTCTTGGGATGGGAATGGGCGCACGGCACTTCGGCTCCTTGGCTGCTGCAATATATCCAAGACAAGGATCTCTGGAATTGGGCGTTACCGGGCAGCCGAGAAATCAACGCCGCCATTGCATCCTATCCATTCGACTTCCAACGATGGAATCGATTCAGCCAGCCAGAATTGGAACAAGAGGGGACGGCGATCCTTCGATACGAACAGGAACTCGTCGGGAAGCTCGCCGCTCAGGCCGTGATGGTCGAGTTTCAAGGCGCCGTCATCCCGGCCGTCCAGAGCGCCATCCTCACTAGTCAGATCGGGGAACGCCTCTCGCCGGACCATCCGTTCTGCCTGATCTGGCACGACCGGGATAACCGTCGCTACTTCAGTATGCGATCCCGTGAAGACGGCACCGATGTGGGAAGCATTGCGGCTTCTTTTGGCGGCGGGGGCCATACCCACGCAGCCGGATTTTCTGTGCCTCTGAATGCCGATGGAACGCTTCCCTCAAACCCGGATCTGCCCCGTCCCATCATTGATCGTCGCCGAACGCCCTAG
- a CDS encoding TolC family protein — MMVLRLALVLGTLFLSATFDPFNAAAADGDSAKGLPAIPLSVDEIHAWIDRAHPLLKGAGTEKVMARGQMLKALGAFEPVLINDTEVERFISSSNPQKGTQTVGYNDTLIEARHPWGFRASAGIREAIGSGARIPDLSFGGGNNQVILGGFFPLLRGLLINPENAELQRSELADPRADIRIAQTRQDLFLAAATQFWDWVAAVRFVEIQRKALKVAEDRFKQVEGRAKAGAVAPLDVVEANQEVQRRREVSIAAQRQVEQEQFKLSMFLWENNVPSLPALDRVPDFPAQMLSPTPDAVKAHKIQAKAERPEIREIGIEAKVNNIDLELAKNNLLPSLDAEAAPARNPEKFVLGLGYRFGLELRIPILQRRSRGEVLEAQGKADRFVMVQKFREQQVVVDVDNALSAIERAKERMEAAVQSLRLAKTLEEGERFRFGLGATSVLFVNLRERNSVDSEAQVIRAKADYQKAQALYQWAIGAWAKSNPSAIPVTYRARD, encoded by the coding sequence ATGATGGTGTTACGGTTGGCCCTCGTGCTTGGAACGCTCTTTCTATCTGCCACCTTCGATCCGTTCAACGCCGCCGCAGCCGATGGAGATTCGGCAAAAGGACTCCCCGCGATTCCTTTGAGCGTGGACGAGATCCACGCCTGGATTGATCGCGCACACCCGTTGTTAAAAGGCGCCGGGACCGAGAAAGTGATGGCCCGCGGCCAAATGCTCAAAGCGCTTGGAGCCTTTGAGCCTGTCCTCATCAATGACACCGAAGTTGAACGTTTTATCTCTAGTTCAAATCCCCAAAAAGGCACACAGACCGTCGGCTACAACGACACGCTCATCGAAGCTCGGCACCCCTGGGGGTTCAGAGCGAGCGCCGGCATACGTGAGGCGATCGGCTCAGGAGCAAGGATTCCCGATCTCTCGTTCGGCGGCGGCAACAACCAAGTCATTCTCGGCGGGTTCTTTCCCCTCCTGCGCGGCCTCCTGATCAACCCTGAAAATGCCGAACTGCAGCGGTCTGAGCTGGCCGATCCTCGAGCGGATATCCGTATTGCACAAACCCGGCAGGATTTATTCCTCGCCGCCGCCACCCAATTCTGGGATTGGGTGGCAGCCGTCCGTTTCGTCGAAATCCAGCGCAAAGCGTTGAAAGTTGCAGAAGACCGCTTCAAACAGGTGGAGGGGCGGGCCAAGGCCGGAGCCGTCGCGCCGTTAGACGTGGTCGAAGCCAACCAGGAAGTCCAGCGCCGCCGAGAAGTCTCCATTGCCGCGCAGCGCCAGGTAGAGCAGGAGCAATTCAAACTGTCGATGTTCCTGTGGGAGAACAACGTTCCATCGCTGCCCGCCCTCGACCGGGTCCCGGACTTTCCGGCACAGATGCTGTCTCCGACGCCTGACGCCGTCAAGGCCCATAAGATTCAAGCAAAAGCCGAACGGCCTGAAATTAGAGAAATCGGAATCGAAGCGAAAGTGAACAATATCGACTTGGAACTGGCGAAAAACAATCTGCTCCCAAGCCTCGATGCCGAAGCCGCCCCGGCCCGCAATCCGGAGAAATTCGTGCTCGGCCTCGGGTACCGCTTTGGCCTTGAACTCAGAATCCCCATTCTCCAACGTCGGAGCCGCGGCGAAGTGCTCGAAGCGCAGGGCAAAGCAGATCGCTTCGTCATGGTCCAAAAATTCCGTGAACAGCAGGTAGTCGTCGATGTCGATAACGCCCTCTCGGCGATCGAACGAGCCAAGGAACGAATGGAGGCCGCTGTTCAATCCCTGCGTCTTGCCAAGACCCTCGAAGAAGGAGAGCGATTCCGTTTTGGGTTGGGCGCCACCAGCGTTCTCTTCGTGAATCTTCGCGAGCGCAATTCGGTGGACTCCGAAGCGCAGGTCATTCGAGCTAAAGCTGACTATCAGAAGGCCCAGGCCCTGTATCAATGGGCGATCGGCGCCTGGGCCAAAAGCAATCCCAGCGCGATTCCGGTCACCTACCGGGCTCGTGACTAA
- a CDS encoding TIGR00730 family Rossman fold protein gives MKSTQNRPRTILSNDEILTQIRALLDSPEDDLQAALMKELLTGFLKLHDSHLDLLDLKIINRAVKELRHAFAVFNGYRDRRKVSIFGSARTPSDDPNYQLAHQFAEQVVKAGYMVITGGADGIMRASQEGAGRENSFGVNIMLPFEQGANSTIANDPKLITFKYFFTRKLMFQKEASAIVLFPGGFGTHDEGFEIMTLAQTGKSDPQPIVCLQAPGCDYWDDWSAFIVKQLLKRRLINEEDLSLFKIVNSAEAAVEEIAKFYRRYHSIRFVGRLMAMRLNSPISEKHLEQIQTQFSDLLSEGQFELRAALEEELDEPALAKLPRLVFPFNRRSAGRLRQLIDYVNSL, from the coding sequence ATGAAATCCACGCAAAACCGCCCACGCACGATACTTTCCAACGATGAGATTCTGACCCAAATTCGCGCTCTCCTGGATAGCCCTGAAGACGATCTTCAGGCAGCACTGATGAAGGAGCTCCTGACCGGCTTTTTAAAGCTGCATGACTCGCATCTGGACCTCTTAGATCTGAAGATCATCAATCGCGCGGTCAAGGAACTGCGCCATGCTTTTGCCGTGTTCAACGGCTACCGCGATCGGCGAAAGGTCAGCATCTTTGGCTCCGCGCGCACGCCCTCCGATGACCCCAACTATCAGTTGGCCCACCAGTTTGCAGAACAAGTGGTGAAAGCCGGCTACATGGTCATTACGGGCGGCGCAGACGGGATCATGCGCGCCTCACAGGAAGGTGCCGGGCGTGAAAACAGTTTCGGGGTCAACATCATGCTCCCCTTCGAGCAAGGCGCGAATTCGACCATCGCCAATGATCCCAAGCTCATTACGTTCAAGTATTTTTTCACCCGCAAACTGATGTTCCAAAAGGAAGCGAGTGCCATCGTCCTGTTCCCGGGAGGCTTCGGCACCCACGACGAAGGCTTTGAAATCATGACGCTGGCGCAAACCGGCAAGAGCGACCCGCAGCCAATTGTCTGCCTCCAGGCACCCGGCTGCGATTATTGGGACGACTGGTCCGCGTTCATCGTAAAACAACTCCTGAAACGACGGCTGATCAATGAGGAAGACCTTAGCCTGTTTAAGATTGTGAACTCCGCGGAAGCCGCCGTAGAAGAAATCGCGAAATTCTATCGCCGGTACCATTCCATCCGATTCGTCGGGCGACTGATGGCAATGCGGCTAAACTCCCCCATTTCTGAAAAACATCTCGAACAGATCCAGACGCAGTTCAGCGATCTACTTTCCGAAGGGCAGTTTGAACTGCGGGCGGCTCTTGAAGAGGAACTCGACGAACCCGCTCTTGCGAAGCTCCCTCGGCTGGTCTTCCCCTTCAACCGTCGGAGCGCCGGACGACTTCGCCAGCTCATCGACTATGTGAATAGTCTTTGA
- a CDS encoding rhomboid family intramembrane serine protease encodes MTIAIIAVCAVVFAYQFTLPDRPGEAFAFQYGAIPAVIFSHAALPRDIASIPATLTLITSMFLHGGWMHLLGNMLYLWIFGNNIEDAMGHLKFAIFYVLCGVLAALSHAFTDPSSQIPMVGASGAISAILGAYLLLYPRARVLVLIPPPFFGTTSVPAVIVLGFWFLGQLYSGGLSLGSHGGGIAFFAHIGGFVAGMALVGIFKERDVHFFAPEHSGRY; translated from the coding sequence GTGACGATAGCCATCATTGCGGTCTGCGCCGTGGTGTTTGCCTATCAGTTCACACTACCTGACAGACCCGGCGAAGCCTTTGCCTTTCAGTATGGGGCCATACCTGCAGTTATCTTTAGTCATGCGGCACTTCCACGCGACATCGCCTCCATTCCCGCAACACTGACCCTGATCACGAGCATGTTCCTCCACGGCGGCTGGATGCATTTGCTCGGTAACATGCTCTATCTCTGGATCTTCGGCAACAATATCGAAGATGCGATGGGTCATCTCAAGTTTGCCATCTTTTATGTGCTCTGCGGAGTCCTGGCAGCCCTTAGCCACGCATTCACCGACCCGTCCTCTCAGATCCCTATGGTCGGCGCCAGCGGCGCCATTTCCGCGATTCTGGGGGCCTATCTCCTGCTCTATCCCAGAGCCCGCGTACTGGTGCTGATCCCGCCCCCTTTCTTTGGAACCACCTCTGTACCGGCCGTCATCGTCTTGGGGTTTTGGTTTTTGGGGCAGCTATACAGCGGAGGACTGTCACTGGGATCCCACGGTGGAGGGATCGCCTTCTTCGCTCACATTGGGGGATTCGTGGCAGGCATGGCCCTGGTAGGGATCTTCAAAGAGCGGGACGTGCATTTCTTCGCGCCGGAGCACTCAGGGCGTTATTGA
- the purE gene encoding 5-(carboxyamino)imidazole ribonucleotide mutase codes for MAGTGRSSRRVRKAQGPLIGILGGSKSDFPILEKAGALLSEFEISYELLVVSAHRTPDRLFEYAETAPGRGIEVIIAGAGGAAHLPGMLAAKTHLPVIGVPIPTENLRGLDSLLSIVQMPKGIPVATVAIGGAENAALLAAQILAGRYPWIADRVKAFRKSQTESVLNSPEAQGTSVGSLQADRMSQRS; via the coding sequence ATGGCTGGAACAGGACGATCATCTCGCCGGGTACGCAAGGCGCAAGGTCCGCTTATCGGGATTCTCGGAGGGAGCAAATCCGATTTTCCAATTCTGGAGAAAGCCGGTGCGCTGCTCTCGGAATTTGAAATTTCCTATGAGCTCTTAGTGGTGTCGGCTCACCGGACCCCGGACCGGCTTTTCGAATATGCCGAGACAGCACCGGGGCGAGGAATCGAAGTCATCATTGCCGGCGCCGGGGGGGCGGCCCATCTTCCGGGCATGTTGGCGGCCAAGACCCATTTGCCGGTCATCGGCGTACCCATTCCCACAGAAAATCTTCGAGGGTTGGATTCGTTGCTGTCCATCGTTCAGATGCCCAAAGGCATTCCTGTGGCGACGGTTGCCATCGGAGGGGCGGAAAATGCCGCGTTGCTGGCTGCTCAAATCCTGGCAGGCCGGTATCCGTGGATTGCCGATCGTGTGAAGGCGTTCCGCAAGTCTCAGACTGAAAGTGTACTCAATTCTCCGGAGGCTCAGGGAACCAGTGTGGGTAGTCTCCAGGCGGATCGGATGAGTCAGCGGTCGTGA
- a CDS encoding biotin/lipoyl-binding protein, with product MARLGSGLKSKVRSLIARDSGLSEISIDDLATSSKLQSWEAVQIPERLKFSSRLAIKLVILFLLIIAFVPWTQTITVTGQLSAYSPYERPQDIEAQITGRIQKWHVFEGVRVKQGDLIVELEDYDPNFMAPDLLSFLDQRKKALEQTRKAALSRAEQLDKRIKEMQNLVKAAVPSAQARVVEAQNKVREAYQKVESAKITMSTAELNVDRHKQLAEQGLVSQRELELTIQSAIGSKADLEGAQANLRAAEQSMKALGFGREQISAEVLQRLLDAEAARDASVGEAAKAADQLAEVSLRMSNATQRRIASKILAPIDGTVVKMAQAGAGETVRQGDKIVRLSPNSLDKAVEMTADGIDAPLLNVGRKVKILFYGIPAIPLPAWPEVMAGTYTGVIKVIDQVDDGKGNFRFWVVPDPEDRAWPEQTHVRQGTKVMGWVILNRVPLWYELWRRFNLFPPDYQERPPSLIDTLLPKAGRGAK from the coding sequence GTGGCTCGCCTTGGTTCAGGTCTGAAAAGCAAAGTCCGCTCGCTCATCGCGAGGGACAGCGGCCTGAGCGAGATTTCGATCGATGACCTTGCCACATCCAGCAAACTCCAGTCATGGGAAGCGGTTCAAATTCCGGAACGGTTGAAGTTTTCTTCCCGACTGGCCATTAAGCTCGTCATCCTGTTTCTCCTCATCATTGCCTTCGTTCCTTGGACCCAGACGATTACCGTCACAGGTCAACTCTCCGCCTATTCGCCCTATGAGCGGCCACAAGATATCGAAGCCCAGATCACGGGACGGATCCAAAAATGGCATGTCTTCGAAGGCGTCCGCGTGAAACAAGGGGATCTGATCGTGGAGTTGGAGGATTACGATCCGAACTTCATGGCCCCGGACCTCTTGTCCTTCCTCGATCAACGCAAGAAAGCGCTTGAACAAACCCGGAAGGCCGCTCTCTCCCGAGCGGAGCAACTCGATAAGCGCATCAAAGAAATGCAGAACCTCGTGAAGGCCGCCGTTCCATCGGCCCAAGCCCGCGTTGTCGAAGCCCAGAACAAAGTTCGCGAAGCCTATCAAAAAGTTGAATCCGCCAAAATCACGATGTCCACGGCCGAACTGAACGTCGATCGCCACAAACAACTGGCTGAGCAAGGCCTCGTCTCACAGCGGGAACTGGAGTTGACCATCCAATCGGCCATCGGCAGCAAAGCCGACCTGGAAGGGGCGCAAGCCAATTTACGAGCCGCCGAGCAGTCCATGAAAGCCCTTGGCTTTGGTCGTGAGCAGATCAGCGCTGAGGTATTGCAGCGGTTGCTGGACGCCGAAGCCGCGCGGGATGCCTCCGTAGGCGAAGCCGCCAAGGCTGCGGATCAGCTGGCCGAAGTCTCCCTCCGCATGTCGAATGCCACGCAACGTCGTATTGCCAGCAAGATTCTCGCCCCCATTGATGGAACAGTTGTGAAAATGGCTCAAGCAGGAGCAGGCGAAACGGTTCGTCAGGGCGACAAGATCGTCCGGCTGTCACCCAACAGCCTCGACAAAGCCGTGGAGATGACGGCGGACGGTATTGATGCGCCGCTTCTCAATGTCGGGCGCAAAGTCAAAATCCTCTTCTATGGCATTCCAGCTATTCCGCTTCCCGCCTGGCCGGAAGTGATGGCGGGCACGTATACTGGCGTGATCAAGGTTATCGACCAAGTGGACGATGGCAAGGGCAATTTCCGTTTCTGGGTGGTGCCGGACCCTGAGGATCGGGCATGGCCGGAGCAAACCCATGTGCGGCAAGGCACCAAAGTCATGGGCTGGGTCATCCTCAATCGTGTCCCGCTCTGGTATGAGCTCTGGCGGCGCTTTAACCTCTTCCCGCCCGATTACCAAGAGCGTCCGCCGAGCCTCATCGACACGCTCTTACCGAAAGCGGGACGAGGTGCGAAGTAA
- a CDS encoding CBS domain-containing protein, producing the protein MMTPGVVQIPGDISVTEAATLLEREQMPCLLVKDTDLHFGLMTPSDIVKKVVALGLTPDDIEVRAIMSHPVHFIEYDRAADEATTLMMSSGAPILIVTKQEQPVGVLTARDLVLSPKRCHTRVPATIGVMDSNSPGAQHQAVIVQLSHVGAMVQTATLLLPGTRVFLKFALPDLTAPLTVTGTILEDYDPVYESGRTGTVGSPSVDVQFTGLSPADQSRIKAWVLQNSPKSTDLS; encoded by the coding sequence ATGATGACTCCAGGTGTCGTTCAAATTCCCGGTGATATTTCCGTGACTGAAGCGGCCACTCTCTTGGAACGCGAACAGATGCCCTGCCTGCTGGTGAAAGACACGGATCTGCACTTCGGCTTGATGACGCCTTCAGACATTGTAAAGAAAGTGGTCGCTCTGGGCCTCACCCCGGACGATATCGAAGTTCGAGCGATCATGTCTCACCCGGTGCATTTTATTGAATACGACCGCGCGGCGGATGAGGCCACGACACTGATGATGTCTTCGGGTGCCCCCATTCTCATCGTCACCAAACAGGAACAACCGGTCGGAGTGTTGACCGCACGGGATCTCGTCTTATCCCCCAAGCGCTGTCATACCCGCGTCCCGGCGACGATTGGCGTCATGGATTCCAACTCACCAGGCGCTCAACACCAGGCCGTCATCGTGCAGCTCAGCCATGTAGGCGCCATGGTCCAGACCGCGACCCTCTTATTACCCGGCACACGCGTCTTCCTCAAATTCGCCCTTCCTGATCTGACAGCCCCTCTGACCGTGACCGGAACGATCCTCGAGGACTATGACCCGGTCTACGAGTCCGGAAGAACCGGAACGGTGGGAAGCCCAAGTGTCGATGTCCAATTCACCGGACTCTCTCCAGCCGATCAATCCCGCATCAAGGCTTGGGTTCTTCAGAATTCACCTAAATCAACCGATTTATCGTAA
- a CDS encoding 5-(carboxyamino)imidazole ribonucleotide synthase, translated as MEPLGPGATLGVLGGGQLGAMFTRAARQLGYQVAVWDPDSDAPAHGLASRAFSAAFSDPAVYREFSQLVSAVTFEWENVPASLCDQLSRICPVRPSGAVLRVIQDRIDQKQFLQAQGLPVPSFSVVTNPAELAGVVQVFGCAVICKTATAGYDGKGQWTIRQPADIAEVETALRAMVPAGARWIVESMVDYVRELSVLVVRSANGEHRLYPVVENRHEAGILRMTVAPAVVSSEVMTQAKELALQAVEALGGIGVFCVELFQLHGDRLLINEIAPRPHNSGHYTLDACTVSQFEQQVRALCGLPLGEVRLLCPAAMVNLIGHDVEKITSAKGCKDLLTIPGAELHLYGKRTVRPGRKMGHVTFLAESGDEATGRASRFMKCLAL; from the coding sequence ATGGAGCCCCTCGGACCCGGTGCGACCCTCGGGGTATTGGGTGGCGGGCAGCTCGGCGCCATGTTCACGCGGGCGGCACGGCAGCTTGGCTATCAGGTCGCCGTCTGGGATCCGGATTCCGATGCGCCGGCGCATGGACTCGCGAGCCGGGCTTTCTCTGCTGCCTTTTCAGATCCTGCTGTCTACCGGGAATTCAGCCAGCTGGTGTCTGCCGTCACGTTCGAATGGGAAAATGTGCCGGCTTCGCTCTGTGACCAGCTGAGCCGGATCTGTCCCGTCCGTCCATCTGGGGCCGTGCTTCGAGTCATCCAAGATCGGATCGATCAAAAACAATTCTTGCAGGCGCAGGGACTTCCTGTTCCGTCGTTTTCGGTGGTGACGAATCCCGCTGAGCTTGCCGGGGTCGTTCAAGTTTTCGGATGTGCCGTGATCTGCAAAACCGCGACCGCGGGGTACGATGGGAAGGGCCAGTGGACGATCAGGCAGCCGGCGGACATTGCGGAGGTGGAGACGGCACTTCGGGCAATGGTGCCGGCCGGTGCGCGATGGATCGTCGAGTCCATGGTGGACTATGTGCGGGAGCTATCGGTGCTGGTCGTTCGGAGCGCGAATGGGGAGCACCGTCTGTATCCGGTCGTTGAAAACCGGCATGAGGCCGGGATTCTTCGGATGACGGTGGCTCCGGCGGTGGTCTCTTCCGAGGTTATGACGCAGGCGAAGGAGTTGGCGCTTCAAGCCGTGGAAGCGCTCGGTGGTATCGGGGTATTTTGCGTAGAACTGTTTCAGCTTCACGGGGATCGTCTTCTGATCAACGAAATCGCCCCGCGTCCGCATAATTCCGGACACTACACGTTGGACGCCTGCACCGTGTCCCAATTCGAGCAGCAGGTGCGGGCATTGTGCGGACTGCCGCTGGGAGAAGTCCGACTGTTGTGTCCTGCCGCGATGGTGAACCTGATTGGCCATGACGTTGAGAAGATCACGAGCGCTAAGGGATGCAAAGACCTCCTGACGATTCCAGGTGCCGAACTCCATCTGTACGGGAAGCGCACGGTGAGACCAGGCCGCAAAATGGGGCATGTCACTTTCCTTGCAGAGTCGGGCGACGAGGCGACGGGCCGCGCCAGCCGGTTCATGAAGTGCCTTGCGCTGTAA